In Gloeocapsopsis sp. IPPAS B-1203, a genomic segment contains:
- a CDS encoding WGxxGxxG family protein: MKRLKFSKIVSAGALILSAVVLFLTLSACAPTPVTTVPAAPVVPPTRVVYADDGFDWGWLGLIGLFGLFGLSRKKSRIETNAYREPDVVSRTDYRE, from the coding sequence ATGAAGCGTCTTAAATTTTCTAAAATTGTTAGTGCTGGCGCTCTAATACTGAGTGCAGTAGTTTTGTTTCTAACTCTTTCTGCTTGCGCTCCAACTCCAGTAACTACTGTTCCAGCAGCCCCTGTGGTTCCGCCTACAAGAGTTGTGTACGCTGATGATGGTTTTGATTGGGGATGGTTAGGGTTAATTGGTTTATTTGGTTTGTTTGGCTTATCTCGTAAAAAAAGCCGTATAGAAACTAATGCATATCGAGAGCCAGATGTGGTTAGTCGCACAGATTATCGGGAATAA
- a CDS encoding WGxxGxxG family protein: MKSSFLLKATAVSLLTAATTILPLSLSAHAQVTAPGVVSEDIYEDDDFDWGWLGLIGLFGLAGLAGKKRSEPTAYRDPEVRR, translated from the coding sequence ATGAAAAGCTCTTTTTTACTTAAAGCAACTGCAGTAAGCTTGCTAACAGCAGCAACAACAATTTTACCCTTATCTCTATCTGCTCATGCTCAAGTAACTGCGCCTGGAGTGGTATCAGAAGATATTTATGAAGATGATGATTTTGATTGGGGTTGGTTAGGATTAATTGGTTTGTTTGGTTTAGCAGGTTTAGCAGGGAAAAAGCGTTCTGAACCCACAGCTTATCGCGACCCTGAAGTAAGAAGATAA